From Etheostoma cragini isolate CJK2018 chromosome 17, CSU_Ecrag_1.0, whole genome shotgun sequence, one genomic window encodes:
- the LOC117960803 gene encoding testis-expressed protein 36-like isoform X3, with amino-acid sequence MASGDHISGCLCMKQHVSIATSVFALVVKLNSVCVCVRGVLVKLISRLSNCVKMVKGGKRYFSMSSDGKWFAHPGSPENEMRSREGCTSTGIMLTQGKSSLPQALNLERYPKWKTQQKSREYPFSDHDNKYAFKDNINVFTHGVGRRKCLDDHRQHNSHFCLCQDGAYSSLEETGGNITVQQTDLTVKQSVNVPTSTRRFPRNHKQKSAEAALAQAGEQVMWFGRHDSDLSETLLAATNCLAVSKP; translated from the exons atggcAAGTGGAGATCACATTTCAGGTTGTTTGTGTATGAAGCAGCATGTTTCCATAGCCACCAGTGTGTTTGCATTAGTTGTTAAGTTgaacagtgtatgtgtgtgtgtgagaggtgtATTGGTGAAACTAATCAGTAGACTCTCAAACTGTGTTAAAATGGTAAAAGGTGGAAAGCGATATTTTTCAATGAGCAGTGATGGCAAATGG TTTGCTCATCCAGGTTCCCcagaaaatgaaatgaggaGTCGTGAGGGTTGTACAAGCACTGGGATCATGCTGACTCAGGGTAAATCATCGTTGCCTCAGGCTTTAAACTTGGAGCGCTATCCTAAATGGAAAACTCAGCAG AAATCCAGAGAATATCCATTCTCAGACCACGATAACAAGTATGCCTTTAAAGACAACATAAATGTCTTCACTCAT GGTGTAGGACGCAGAAAGTGTCTTGATGATCACAGACAGCACAACTCCCATTTCTGCCTGTGCCAAGATGGAGCTTACAGCAGCCTTGAAGAGACTGGAGGGAACATCACGGTCCAACAGACTGACTTGACGGTGAAGCAGTCTGTTAATGTTCCAACCAGCACCAGGCGGTTTCCCCGCAACCACAAGCAGAAGTCGGCAGAGGCAGCTTTGGCGCAAGCAGGGGAGCAAGTCATGTGGTTCGGTCGACATGACTCCGATCTCTCAGAGACCCTGCTGGCAGCTACTAACTGCTTAGCAGTATCCAAGCCCTAA
- the LOC117960803 gene encoding autophagy-related protein 16-1-like isoform X2, with protein sequence MGSWKNHARARLQQRDHTEKLPFVGVFTSLSQLEERFEIRKQILDEVQSKSLERGGREVGKNTRLLQLQLRESEHLEEKLSQTVSDLTTVLYLKEAELQYWQSRVSHYHQEALTLAKGSNTLKATLSEFEFIIECQSKELAALRTEQKGQNEALAQAWREKEELVQRWMEEKRGDADRLNKYNDTQERWQRLAKQLKKHLDKEMRKEYVPMVTSSRSSETETPTSVNLNMHQGHSDHNHVSALAKV encoded by the exons ATGGGAAGCTGGAAGAATCACGCGCGAGCTCGACTACAACAAAGAGATCACACTGAGAAACTCCCATTCGTTGGCGTCTTCACAAGCT tGTCTCAGCTGGAGGAACGTTTTGAAATTCGCAAACAGATTTTGGATGAAGTTCAGTCTAAGAG tttagaACGAGGTGGACGTGAAGTTGGGAAAAACACCAGACTCCTTCAACTCCAACTGAGAGAGAGTGAACACCTGGAAGAAAAG CTGTCCCAGACTGTCTCCGACCTTACCACCGTTCTATATCTGAAAGAGGCTGAACTGCAATACTGGCAGTCACG TGTGTCCCACTACCATCAAGAGGCACTTACTCTGGCTAAAGGGAGTAACACCCTGAAGGCAACCCTTTCAGAATTTGAGTTCATCATAGAGTGTCAATCCAAAGAGTTGGCCGCCCTTCGTACAGAGCAGAAAGGACAAAATGAGGCGTTGGCCCAGgcctggagagagaaagaagaacttGTGCAACGGTGgatggaggagaagaggggggaTGCAGACAGGTTGAATAAGTACAACGACACACAGGAAAG GTGGCAACGTTTGGCCAAACAGCTGAAGAAGCACCTTGATAAGGAGATGAGAAAAGAGTATGTTCCCATGGTGACAAGCTCTCGGAGTAGTGAAACAGAAACGCCTacatcagtaaatctga ATATGCATCAGGGACATTCAGACCACAACCATGTATCAGCGTTGGCAAAAGTCTAA
- the LOC117960803 gene encoding autophagy-related protein 16-1-like isoform X1: protein MGSWKNHARARLQQRDHTEKLPFVGVFTSLSQLEERFEIRKQILDEVQSKSLERGGREVGKNTRLLQLQLRESEHLEEKLSQTVSDLTTVLYLKEAELQYWQSRVSHYHQEALTLAKGSNTLKATLSEFEFIIECQSKELAALRTEQKGQNEALAQAWREKEELVQRWMEEKRGDADRLNKYNDTQERWQRLAKQLKKHLDKEMRKEYVPMVTSSRSSETETPTSVNLSINNTTDMHQGHSDHNHVSALAKV, encoded by the exons ATGGGAAGCTGGAAGAATCACGCGCGAGCTCGACTACAACAAAGAGATCACACTGAGAAACTCCCATTCGTTGGCGTCTTCACAAGCT tGTCTCAGCTGGAGGAACGTTTTGAAATTCGCAAACAGATTTTGGATGAAGTTCAGTCTAAGAG tttagaACGAGGTGGACGTGAAGTTGGGAAAAACACCAGACTCCTTCAACTCCAACTGAGAGAGAGTGAACACCTGGAAGAAAAG CTGTCCCAGACTGTCTCCGACCTTACCACCGTTCTATATCTGAAAGAGGCTGAACTGCAATACTGGCAGTCACG TGTGTCCCACTACCATCAAGAGGCACTTACTCTGGCTAAAGGGAGTAACACCCTGAAGGCAACCCTTTCAGAATTTGAGTTCATCATAGAGTGTCAATCCAAAGAGTTGGCCGCCCTTCGTACAGAGCAGAAAGGACAAAATGAGGCGTTGGCCCAGgcctggagagagaaagaagaacttGTGCAACGGTGgatggaggagaagaggggggaTGCAGACAGGTTGAATAAGTACAACGACACACAGGAAAG GTGGCAACGTTTGGCCAAACAGCTGAAGAAGCACCTTGATAAGGAGATGAGAAAAGAGTATGTTCCCATGGTGACAAGCTCTCGGAGTAGTGAAACAGAAACGCCTacatcagtaaatctga GTATTAATAATACAACAGATATGCATCAGGGACATTCAGACCACAACCATGTATCAGCGTTGGCAAAAGTCTAA